One Hydrogenispora ethanolica DNA segment encodes these proteins:
- a CDS encoding isocitrate/isopropylmalate dehydrogenase family protein produces the protein MAYTITLIPGDGTGPELAAAARRVIDATGVAIDWEVLDAGVDVMEQYGTPLPDHVLESIRRNKVALKGPITTPIGTGFRSVNVALRHALDLYACVRPCKSYPGVRSRYQNIDLVVVRENSEDLYAGIEFDLNTPEAGQIIALGKGKIRPDSAISVKPLSVSGCRRIIQYAFDYAVRNGRKKVTAVAKANIMKFTDGLFYRVGRELAKEYEGRVAYEEVLVDAMCMQLVQRPEAYDVLVLPNLYGDILSDLCAGLVGGLGVAPGANIGDGVALFEPTHGSAPKYKGMNKVNPTALILSGMLMLRHIGEGAAADRLEQAVAAVIGENKAVTYDMKADRNDPTAVGTSQMADAIIEKLNTL, from the coding sequence TTGGCTTACACAATTACTTTGATTCCCGGAGACGGCACCGGTCCGGAATTGGCCGCCGCCGCGCGGCGCGTGATCGACGCGACGGGCGTGGCTATCGATTGGGAGGTGCTCGACGCCGGGGTGGATGTGATGGAGCAGTACGGCACACCCCTGCCGGATCATGTATTGGAGTCGATCCGTCGTAACAAGGTCGCGCTCAAAGGGCCGATCACCACGCCGATCGGCACCGGGTTCCGGAGCGTCAACGTGGCACTCCGGCACGCGCTGGATCTCTATGCCTGCGTTCGTCCGTGCAAATCCTATCCGGGAGTCCGTTCCCGGTACCAAAATATCGATCTGGTGGTAGTCCGCGAGAATAGCGAAGATCTGTACGCCGGGATCGAATTTGATCTGAACACGCCGGAGGCCGGGCAGATCATTGCCCTGGGCAAGGGCAAGATCCGCCCGGATTCGGCCATCTCGGTGAAGCCGTTGTCGGTGAGCGGCTGCCGCCGCATCATCCAGTACGCCTTCGATTACGCCGTGCGGAACGGCCGGAAGAAAGTGACCGCGGTGGCCAAGGCCAACATCATGAAGTTCACCGACGGCTTATTCTACCGGGTGGGCCGGGAACTCGCCAAGGAGTACGAGGGCCGGGTGGCCTACGAGGAAGTGCTGGTCGACGCCATGTGCATGCAGCTGGTGCAGCGGCCCGAGGCCTATGACGTGCTGGTCCTGCCCAACCTGTACGGCGATATCCTCTCCGATCTCTGCGCCGGCCTGGTCGGCGGCCTGGGCGTGGCGCCCGGAGCCAACATCGGCGACGGCGTGGCCCTCTTCGAGCCGACCCACGGTTCGGCTCCCAAGTACAAGGGCATGAACAAGGTCAATCCGACCGCGCTGATCCTCTCCGGGATGCTGATGCTCCGGCACATCGGCGAGGGAGCGGCTGCCGACCGCCTGGAGCAGGCGGTGGCGGCGGTGATCGGCGAGAATAAGGCGGTCACCTACGATATGAAGGCCGACCGGAACGACCCGACCGCCGTCGGGACCAGCCAGATGGCGGACGCGATCATCGAAAAACTGAACACCTTATAG
- a CDS encoding dienelactone hydrolase family protein translates to MKALKSFALLILLMAGVALFPAMAAQEPALDLPNGWSHLVINDFDRVHSPLAGDPYQYLIFGNIATEPPAPGLPEDLAVFAGRWEGVDISPPVKNDLKMVLVIRKITAAGGEGVLWGGANLQYPMDVKQFHFNVVRDEEVAIESKTWEAGNAGTLRFSYDPASRCLRGGFKAPGSGRFAREIILSRKRSFTVCKDYPAYLEGKHIYARAFRDTGLAGYGRDYLVYLPREYEASPGRRWPLLFFLCGTGDRGDNVFLLAKASPYRFIRERADLPFIIVAPSLRDCAGFRSFPVPYLEGALREILADYRVDRTRIYLTGISMGGEAVYRLALHHPETFAAIAPLAAALPGHIPGFERENATIKDIPLNRLKNLPIWAIHGADDQLVPLSAARSTVAELKKAGVPINFSVLSDHDHDVWTDTYGDPDFYQWFLKYKK, encoded by the coding sequence ATGAAAGCGCTGAAATCATTCGCTTTGCTTATCCTGCTCATGGCCGGGGTAGCCTTGTTCCCCGCAATGGCGGCGCAGGAACCGGCGTTGGATTTGCCCAACGGCTGGAGCCATTTGGTGATCAACGATTTTGACCGGGTTCATTCGCCGCTGGCGGGAGATCCATACCAGTATCTGATCTTCGGAAATATAGCGACCGAGCCGCCGGCGCCCGGTCTGCCCGAGGATCTGGCGGTCTTCGCGGGGCGTTGGGAAGGAGTGGACATCAGTCCGCCGGTAAAAAACGACCTCAAAATGGTGCTGGTGATCCGCAAGATTACCGCGGCAGGCGGCGAAGGAGTATTATGGGGCGGAGCCAACTTGCAATATCCCATGGATGTCAAGCAATTTCACTTCAACGTCGTCCGGGATGAAGAAGTAGCCATCGAGAGCAAGACTTGGGAGGCAGGAAACGCGGGAACCCTCCGTTTCTCCTACGACCCGGCCAGCCGCTGTCTCCGGGGAGGATTCAAAGCTCCCGGCTCCGGCAGATTCGCCCGGGAGATCATCCTCAGCCGGAAGCGCTCGTTTACCGTCTGCAAAGATTATCCTGCCTATTTGGAGGGCAAACATATTTATGCCAGAGCGTTCAGGGATACTGGCCTGGCCGGGTATGGCCGGGACTATCTCGTCTATCTGCCTAGGGAGTATGAGGCGTCTCCCGGCCGGCGCTGGCCGCTGCTGTTCTTTTTGTGCGGAACCGGGGACAGAGGCGACAATGTCTTCTTGCTCGCCAAGGCCAGTCCCTACCGGTTCATCCGCGAACGGGCCGATCTGCCTTTCATCATTGTGGCCCCGTCGCTCCGCGACTGCGCCGGATTCCGCTCCTTCCCAGTACCTTACCTGGAAGGGGCGTTGCGGGAGATCCTGGCCGATTACCGGGTGGACCGCACGCGGATCTATCTAACCGGAATCAGCATGGGCGGCGAGGCTGTATATCGCCTGGCGTTGCATCATCCGGAGACCTTCGCGGCGATCGCGCCATTAGCGGCGGCTCTCCCGGGTCATATCCCCGGATTTGAGCGGGAAAACGCAACGATTAAGGATATTCCGCTGAACCGCTTAAAAAACCTTCCGATATGGGCAATCCATGGCGCCGACGATCAGCTGGTTCCCTTGTCCGCAGCCCGAAGTACGGTAGCGGAATTGAAAAAAGCCGGAGTGCCGATCAATTTTTCGGTATTGTCCGATCATGATCATGATGTTTGGACGGATACGTATGGGGATCCGGATTTTTATCAATGGTTTTTGAAATATAAAAAATAA
- a CDS encoding Cof-type HAD-IIB family hydrolase: protein MKQFKLICLDIDGTLLNSQHQISPSTKAIIQRVVNEKQAPVILVSARMPKGIRFLQRELNISQPIICYSGALVMDHETGILFNQTITLSQVQQAYDLARTVGAHMSLYGGDEWFVEESDEWAEQESAITNISPSIMKFRELLQRWGEENTGPNKILYMAEPGAIHRLERRLKSHFSDNLNIYPSKPTYLEIMAKNASKTSAIEFLCRRLAIHRFEIMAIGDNYNDLDMLKFAGLGIAMGNAPDPVKLSAAEVTLSNDEEGVAAAIQKYLPQISRP from the coding sequence ATGAAACAATTCAAGCTGATCTGTTTGGACATTGATGGAACATTGCTCAATTCTCAGCATCAAATCTCTCCCAGCACCAAAGCCATCATTCAACGGGTCGTCAATGAAAAACAAGCTCCCGTCATCCTGGTTTCGGCAAGAATGCCGAAAGGAATCCGGTTTTTACAGCGGGAACTGAATATCAGCCAACCCATTATCTGTTACAGCGGCGCTTTGGTGATGGACCATGAAACTGGCATTTTATTCAACCAAACGATAACACTTTCACAGGTGCAACAAGCTTATGATTTGGCGCGGACGGTCGGTGCGCATATGAGTCTCTACGGAGGGGATGAATGGTTCGTCGAGGAGAGCGATGAATGGGCGGAACAGGAGAGTGCAATCACGAATATCTCTCCAAGCATCATGAAGTTCAGGGAGTTGTTGCAGCGCTGGGGAGAAGAAAATACCGGACCGAATAAAATTTTATATATGGCGGAGCCCGGCGCAATCCATCGATTGGAAAGGAGGCTCAAAAGCCATTTTTCCGACAATTTAAATATCTATCCTTCAAAGCCCACCTATTTGGAGATCATGGCGAAAAATGCCTCGAAAACTTCGGCCATTGAATTTTTATGCAGGAGGCTCGCGATCCATCGCTTCGAGATCATGGCCATCGGCGATAACTATAATGATCTGGATATGCTGAAGTTCGCCGGCCTAGGCATTGCGATGGGCAATGCGCCCGACCCGGTGAAACTTTCGGCCGCCGAGGTAACCCTTTCAAATGATGAAGAGGGTGTGGCCGCGGCGATTCAAAAATACCTTCCGCAAATTTCCCGTCCTTGA
- a CDS encoding ABC transporter ATP-binding protein has translation MSILKKFIHYYKPYRGLFYTDMFCALVVSAIDLAFPQILNYLTRDLFTRGPAEIVSRLGWIGAGLIVMYLIRFGGQYYITSWGHVMGARMESDMRQDLFDQYQRFSFSYYDRNNTGEMMSKLVSDLFDISELAHHGPENIFISALKIFGSFALLLMINVQMTLILFVITMLMVGFSFQQNRKMRTVFMENRKKIAKVNSRVQDSLSGIRVVKSFANEDLERQKFCGSNLEFLDTKEDSYRIMGSFHAGNALFQGLLYTTVLVSGGFFIAQGTLRVTDLAVYALYIGIFMNPIDVLINFTEQFQKGYSGFKRFMEVVTTEPEIADKEGAAPLAEVRGELSYRDVSFQYDESAEVLNEVNLSIAAGQTVALVGPSGGGKTTLCSLLPRFYDVTGGAVLIDGQDVRDVTLKSLRRAIGIVQQDVYMFAGTIRENIAYGKPDAGEAEIIEAAKNANIHDFIMSLPDGYDSYVGERGTRLSGGQKQRLAIARVFLKNPRILILDEATSALDNESERYIQASLERLSRGRTTIVVAHRLSTIRNADEIIVISRGGIAERGTHEALLARNGLYAKYYNMQFEGLEE, from the coding sequence ATGTCGATTCTCAAAAAATTCATTCACTATTATAAGCCGTATCGCGGGCTGTTTTACACCGATATGTTTTGCGCATTGGTCGTATCAGCGATCGACCTCGCGTTTCCCCAGATCCTGAATTACTTGACCCGGGATCTTTTTACCCGCGGCCCGGCGGAGATCGTGAGCCGGCTGGGATGGATCGGCGCGGGGTTGATCGTCATGTACCTGATCCGTTTCGGCGGCCAATACTACATCACCTCCTGGGGGCACGTGATGGGCGCCCGTATGGAGAGCGACATGCGGCAGGACCTGTTCGACCAGTATCAGCGGTTCTCATTCTCTTACTACGATCGGAACAATACCGGCGAGATGATGTCCAAGCTGGTCTCGGATCTGTTCGACATCTCCGAGCTGGCCCATCACGGGCCGGAGAACATCTTCATCTCGGCGCTGAAGATCTTCGGTTCGTTCGCCCTGCTCTTGATGATCAATGTCCAAATGACCCTGATCCTTTTCGTCATCACGATGCTGATGGTAGGATTCAGTTTTCAGCAAAACCGCAAAATGCGAACAGTCTTCATGGAGAACCGCAAGAAGATCGCCAAAGTCAACTCCCGCGTTCAGGACAGCCTCTCCGGCATCCGGGTGGTCAAGTCCTTTGCCAACGAGGACTTGGAACGCCAGAAATTCTGCGGCAGCAACCTGGAGTTTCTGGACACCAAGGAAGACAGCTACCGAATCATGGGCAGCTTTCACGCGGGGAACGCCTTATTCCAGGGCTTGCTCTATACCACGGTCCTGGTAAGCGGGGGTTTTTTCATCGCCCAGGGCACGCTGCGCGTCACCGACCTGGCGGTATACGCCCTGTATATCGGGATCTTCATGAACCCCATCGATGTCTTGATCAACTTTACGGAACAGTTTCAAAAGGGCTATTCCGGTTTTAAGCGCTTCATGGAGGTCGTCACGACCGAGCCGGAGATCGCCGATAAGGAGGGCGCCGCGCCCTTGGCCGAAGTGCGGGGCGAACTCAGCTACCGGGATGTTTCCTTCCAGTATGATGAATCCGCCGAGGTGCTGAACGAGGTGAACCTCAGCATTGCGGCGGGCCAGACCGTGGCGCTGGTCGGCCCTTCGGGCGGCGGGAAGACTACCCTCTGTTCGCTGTTGCCCCGTTTTTACGACGTAACCGGCGGCGCGGTGCTCATCGACGGCCAGGATGTGCGGGACGTCACCCTGAAATCGCTCCGCCGCGCCATCGGCATTGTCCAGCAGGACGTCTACATGTTCGCGGGCACGATCCGCGAGAATATCGCCTATGGCAAACCGGACGCCGGCGAAGCGGAGATCATCGAGGCCGCCAAGAACGCCAATATCCATGACTTCATCATGAGTCTCCCGGACGGCTACGACAGTTATGTCGGCGAGCGCGGCACTCGCCTCTCCGGCGGCCAGAAGCAGCGTCTGGCGATAGCCCGCGTCTTTTTAAAGAATCCCCGGATCCTGATCCTGGACGAAGCCACCTCGGCCCTGGACAATGAGAGCGAGCGCTACATCCAGGCTTCGCTGGAGCGGCTGTCGCGCGGCCGCACCACCATCGTGGTGGCGCACCGGCTGAGCACCATCCGCAATGCCGACGAGATCATAGTGATCAGCCGGGGCGGCATCGCCGAACGCGGCACCCATGAAGCGCTGCTGGCCCGGAACGGACTCTACGCCAAATACTACAATATGCAGTTCGAAGGGTTGGAAGAGTGA
- a CDS encoding GH1 family beta-glucosidase gives MPKHVFPVDFVWGAATAAYQIEGAVREDGRGESIWDRFSHTPGKIQGGDTGDVACDHYHRYREDVALMREMGLKGYRFSIAWPRIVPAGKGALNPKGLDFYNALVDRLLANGITPYATLYHWELPQLLQDRGGWDNRDTAAYFAEYAAVVFESLGDRVRHWITLNEPSVVAYNGHAIGEHAPGFTDYALAVRVSHHLNLAHARAVAAYRQLNQGGVIGTTLNLTSVYPAGNAPEDGAAARIADGMYNRWFLDPVLKGAYPRDILELFGQKLQAPVIQAGDLERIAAAPIDFLGLNYYSRLLVRSAPSSPFGYEAVRGAGPCTAMGWEIYPDGLYDLLVRLDRDYGHPRLLVTENGAAFDDPLQAGRVADPERIAYLREHFLAARRAIESGVRLEGYFVWSLLDNFEWAHGYSRRFGLIYVDYPTQERIWKDSARWYQGVIRQNGV, from the coding sequence ATGCCAAAGCATGTTTTTCCGGTTGATTTCGTCTGGGGGGCCGCCACTGCGGCATATCAGATCGAGGGCGCAGTCCGCGAGGACGGACGGGGAGAATCCATCTGGGATCGCTTCAGCCACACTCCGGGGAAGATTCAGGGCGGAGACACCGGCGACGTCGCCTGCGACCATTATCACCGCTACCGGGAGGATGTCGCGCTGATGCGGGAGATGGGCCTGAAAGGTTACCGTTTCTCCATCGCCTGGCCGCGGATCGTTCCGGCTGGCAAAGGCGCGCTCAATCCGAAAGGGTTGGATTTCTATAATGCGCTGGTCGACCGGTTGCTGGCCAATGGGATTACTCCCTACGCCACGCTCTATCATTGGGAACTGCCGCAGCTTTTGCAGGACCGCGGCGGCTGGGATAACCGGGACACCGCCGCTTATTTCGCCGAATACGCCGCGGTGGTCTTCGAAAGCCTGGGAGACCGGGTCCGCCACTGGATCACGCTCAACGAACCTTCGGTGGTGGCGTATAACGGTCACGCCATCGGCGAGCACGCTCCCGGCTTCACCGACTATGCCCTGGCCGTGCGGGTCTCGCACCATCTCAATCTGGCCCATGCCCGGGCCGTAGCGGCCTACCGGCAGCTGAACCAGGGCGGCGTCATCGGTACAACGCTCAATTTAACCTCGGTCTATCCGGCCGGCAATGCGCCGGAGGATGGGGCCGCCGCCCGGATCGCCGACGGCATGTACAACCGCTGGTTCCTGGATCCGGTTTTAAAAGGCGCCTATCCCCGGGATATTCTGGAGTTGTTCGGCCAAAAACTGCAAGCTCCCGTCATTCAAGCGGGCGATCTGGAACGGATCGCGGCCGCGCCCATTGACTTTTTGGGCTTGAACTATTACTCGCGGCTGCTGGTCCGGTCCGCGCCATCGAGTCCTTTCGGCTATGAGGCGGTCCGGGGAGCCGGACCCTGCACCGCGATGGGCTGGGAGATCTATCCCGACGGGCTGTATGATCTGCTGGTCCGGCTCGACCGGGACTATGGGCATCCCCGCCTCTTGGTCACGGAGAATGGAGCGGCCTTTGACGATCCATTGCAGGCGGGGCGGGTCGCCGACCCGGAACGCATCGCTTACCTCCGGGAGCACTTCCTCGCCGCCCGGCGGGCTATCGAGAGCGGCGTTCGGCTGGAGGGCTATTTTGTCTGGTCGTTGCTGGACAATTTCGAGTGGGCTCATGGCTACAGCCGGCGGTTCGGCCTGATCTATGTCGATTATCCTACCCAGGAACGAATTTGGAAAGACAGCGCCCGCTGGTATCAGGGAGTGATCCGGCAAAACGGAGTCTGA
- a CDS encoding pectinesterase family protein, whose amino-acid sequence MKQKRFAMALLTTLLFCGSLVPLYGQEAPPTAKNAANLSVPANYILYIPGLKNATDAKADIEANGFQTTVTFNAHFSLVNDAAGHKLLKLNTLDAQNDVLTIPLDGTETKLTLIFKAKGAVVPDRGTPFGILWAMWQRGEYQSVLRHNASNQIKGSTGQTGLNPENIVSDWHDFRLVFDLAPDGKAMTASAFIDGKQRHQTANFEKKNGSGNFIQFGENDGSTNGLGRYPYLLLIKNEDVSGKSLAELSKIVGWDLEAKPVLVNDPDPVSKKPAKKPAGINLTAADASSKDPNYVDPSLIKDGVIDLAKLPYSKNAAQKVTANPKLPADLARIAAAIVEPSGANGAYRTIAAAIDAVKPGAVIYIKPGLYQEKLKITKPDLSLVGESPANTIIYGYEADYGNIDGNLLVEVNLAEAGYFTAENITFYNKGPEWNRTWDNVERRSITLATRNVQGGYLKNCIFLGQQDTMYLRSGRLYFENCYIEGEVDFICGGATVLFANCHIHSLYYKEGGYITAAAPSDTQGAGFNNGYVFKDCLLTVDPAMAAKNIYLGRGAWTGGSNGAPNPAKVVLISSALHGRIHPDAWTDWDNVNTAAKQFFREYQNSGEGATPVETATRRFLTDAEYQVNYSSPEKILGFTPKLPY is encoded by the coding sequence ATGAAGCAAAAACGATTCGCCATGGCGCTCCTGACAACGCTGTTATTTTGTGGCTCGCTGGTTCCGCTCTATGGCCAGGAAGCGCCGCCGACCGCCAAGAACGCCGCCAATCTCAGCGTGCCGGCCAATTACATCCTGTACATCCCGGGGTTGAAGAATGCCACGGACGCCAAGGCGGACATCGAGGCCAACGGATTTCAAACCACCGTCACTTTTAACGCGCACTTCTCGTTGGTCAACGATGCGGCCGGTCACAAGCTTTTGAAACTGAATACGCTGGATGCCCAGAATGATGTCCTGACCATTCCGCTCGATGGGACCGAAACCAAGCTGACATTGATCTTCAAGGCAAAGGGGGCGGTGGTTCCCGACCGGGGGACTCCGTTCGGAATTCTCTGGGCCATGTGGCAGCGGGGCGAGTACCAGTCGGTGTTGCGCCACAATGCCAGCAACCAGATCAAAGGCAGTACCGGCCAGACCGGCTTGAATCCGGAGAATATCGTCTCCGACTGGCATGATTTCCGGCTGGTCTTCGACCTGGCGCCGGATGGCAAGGCGATGACCGCCAGCGCCTTTATCGATGGCAAGCAACGGCACCAGACCGCGAATTTTGAAAAGAAGAACGGCTCCGGGAACTTCATCCAGTTCGGCGAGAACGATGGCAGCACCAATGGGCTGGGCCGCTACCCTTATTTGCTCCTGATCAAGAACGAAGACGTCAGCGGCAAGAGTCTGGCCGAGCTGAGCAAGATCGTCGGCTGGGATCTCGAAGCCAAGCCGGTATTGGTGAACGACCCCGACCCGGTCAGCAAGAAACCAGCCAAAAAACCGGCCGGCATCAATCTGACGGCCGCCGACGCCAGCAGCAAAGATCCGAATTACGTCGATCCCTCCTTGATCAAGGACGGGGTCATCGACCTGGCGAAGCTGCCGTATAGCAAAAACGCGGCCCAAAAAGTAACGGCCAACCCGAAGCTGCCGGCGGACCTTGCCAGGATTGCCGCAGCGATCGTCGAGCCCAGCGGGGCCAACGGAGCTTACCGGACCATCGCCGCGGCCATTGACGCCGTAAAACCCGGCGCGGTCATCTATATCAAACCCGGCCTCTATCAGGAAAAGCTGAAGATTACCAAGCCGGATCTCAGCCTGGTCGGGGAAAGCCCGGCCAATACCATCATCTACGGTTATGAAGCCGATTACGGCAATATCGACGGCAATCTGCTGGTCGAGGTGAATCTGGCCGAGGCCGGCTATTTTACGGCCGAAAACATCACTTTCTATAACAAGGGGCCGGAATGGAACCGGACCTGGGACAACGTGGAGCGGCGCTCCATCACCCTGGCGACCCGGAACGTGCAAGGGGGCTATTTGAAGAACTGCATCTTTCTCGGGCAGCAGGATACGATGTACCTGCGGTCGGGAAGGCTTTACTTCGAAAATTGTTATATCGAGGGCGAAGTCGACTTCATCTGCGGCGGCGCCACCGTCCTCTTCGCCAACTGCCATATTCATTCGCTCTACTACAAAGAGGGCGGCTACATCACCGCGGCGGCTCCGTCCGATACGCAGGGCGCCGGATTCAACAACGGCTATGTCTTCAAAGACTGCCTGTTGACCGTGGATCCCGCCATGGCCGCCAAAAACATCTATCTCGGCCGGGGAGCCTGGACCGGCGGCAGCAACGGCGCGCCCAACCCGGCCAAGGTCGTATTGATCTCCTCCGCGCTTCACGGCCGGATCCATCCCGACGCCTGGACCGACTGGGATAATGTCAATACCGCCGCCAAGCAGTTCTTCCGGGAGTATCAAAACAGCGGCGAAGGTGCGACACCGGTGGAAACGGCGACCCGAAGATTCTTGACCGATGCGGAATACCAGGTGAATTACAGCTCGCCCGAGAAGATCCTGGGGTTCACGCCGAAGCTGCCTTACTGA
- a CDS encoding LysM peptidoglycan-binding domain-containing protein: MSIHNHSLYPEADPPCPAGSAAHTVRAGDTFYSIAQRLGTTVAAIAAFNPGVNPNALRVGQSLCVPGTGAGPSPGTCSGTRYTIRSGDTFYTLAARYGVTVQAITAANPGVNPSRLTVGQTICIPGTAPQQPALIPTPFCSLLRPVLAVIPPDADIPIGSATVRQVAMSTRAYTIAAAPLPNPSAFGDYDSYAGVLSLITDNPAAPRETVTIRLVASGFGDQLITWSGTTITAWPPIVGDTAEIRPLNTGSGSQGSALLHGDLLPCQG, encoded by the coding sequence ATGTCCATCCATAATCATTCCCTCTATCCCGAAGCCGACCCGCCCTGTCCGGCCGGTTCCGCCGCTCATACCGTCCGGGCCGGCGATACGTTTTATTCCATTGCGCAACGCCTGGGAACAACCGTGGCGGCGATTGCGGCGTTCAACCCCGGAGTGAATCCCAATGCGCTCCGCGTCGGCCAATCGCTCTGCGTGCCCGGAACCGGCGCCGGACCTTCGCCCGGGACCTGTTCCGGCACCCGTTATACGATCCGTTCCGGCGATACCTTCTACACGCTGGCGGCGCGCTACGGCGTCACGGTCCAGGCTATCACCGCGGCCAACCCCGGCGTGAACCCCAGCCGGCTGACGGTGGGCCAGACGATCTGCATCCCGGGAACCGCGCCGCAACAGCCGGCGCTGATTCCCACGCCCTTCTGTTCCTTGCTGCGACCCGTCCTAGCGGTGATACCCCCGGATGCCGACATTCCGATCGGCTCGGCCACCGTCCGTCAAGTGGCCATGAGTACCCGGGCCTATACCATTGCCGCCGCTCCCTTGCCTAACCCTTCCGCCTTCGGGGATTACGATTCCTATGCCGGAGTGCTGAGCCTGATCACGGATAACCCCGCGGCGCCCCGCGAAACCGTCACGATCCGGCTGGTCGCTTCGGGTTTCGGGGATCAGTTGATCACCTGGTCCGGCACTACCATCACCGCCTGGCCGCCGATTGTCGGCGATACTGCCGAGATCCGCCCGCTCAATACCGGGTCCGGCAGTCAAGGCTCGGCGCTGCTCCATGGCGATCTGCTTCCCTGCCAGGGGTAA
- the glpK gene encoding glycerol kinase GlpK has translation MTASYIIAIDQGTTGTTMLVLDRAGQIAHKYYCPLPQSYPEPGWVEHDPELIRETVWNGLREIMALPWLKEGAVAAIGLTNQRETIVMWERDTGRPVYPAIVWQCRRTAEACARLEREDHGATIRAKTGLRLDPYFSATKLQWLLENRPGLRERAERGELACGTVDSWLIWQLTGGRVHATDYSNASRTLLFNIHELRWDPELLELFGVPASLLPEVRPSAGDFGWTDPRWTGVSLPITGVLGDQQAALFGQGCLQPGMMKNTYGTGCFLLMNTGTAPSPPQHGMLATIAWGLGGQVTYALEGSVFNGGTVVQWLRDELGLLQRAADSQTLALSVPDSGGVYFVPAFTGSGAPYWDPYARGTIVGLTRGTTRAQLVRAALEGIAYQVLEVVECMSLSVGRKPAELRVDGGAAANDFLLQFQADICDLGIRRNRSLELTGTGAAFIAGLAVGFWNDPGELAGLVTLERDFQPAMAGTERERLVAGWRRAVERSGGWAGA, from the coding sequence ATGACGGCAAGTTACATCATTGCCATCGATCAAGGCACTACGGGAACGACCATGCTTGTGCTGGACCGGGCCGGGCAAATCGCTCACAAGTATTACTGTCCCTTGCCCCAGAGTTATCCGGAACCCGGCTGGGTGGAGCATGATCCGGAGTTGATCCGGGAAACCGTCTGGAACGGATTGCGCGAGATAATGGCTTTGCCCTGGTTGAAAGAGGGCGCGGTCGCGGCCATTGGCCTGACCAATCAACGGGAGACCATTGTGATGTGGGAACGGGACACCGGCCGGCCGGTGTATCCGGCCATCGTCTGGCAATGCCGCCGGACCGCCGAGGCTTGCGCCCGCCTGGAAAGGGAAGACCATGGCGCCACGATTCGCGCCAAAACCGGACTCCGGCTCGATCCCTATTTCTCCGCCACCAAACTGCAATGGCTGTTGGAGAACCGTCCCGGGCTGCGCGAACGGGCCGAGCGCGGAGAGCTGGCTTGTGGAACGGTGGATTCCTGGCTGATCTGGCAGTTGACCGGAGGACGGGTCCACGCCACCGATTATTCGAACGCCTCGCGAACCCTGCTCTTCAACATTCATGAGCTGCGCTGGGACCCGGAGTTGCTCGAATTGTTCGGGGTCCCCGCCAGCCTGTTGCCGGAGGTACGGCCGTCGGCCGGCGATTTCGGTTGGACCGATCCGCGTTGGACCGGCGTTTCGTTGCCGATCACCGGAGTATTGGGCGACCAGCAGGCGGCTTTGTTCGGCCAGGGGTGCCTGCAGCCGGGGATGATGAAGAATACCTACGGCACCGGGTGCTTCCTGCTGATGAATACCGGAACGGCGCCTTCCCCGCCCCAACACGGGATGCTGGCCACCATCGCCTGGGGGCTTGGCGGCCAGGTGACCTATGCTTTGGAAGGGAGCGTCTTTAACGGCGGAACCGTGGTGCAATGGTTGCGCGATGAGCTGGGCCTGTTGCAGCGGGCCGCCGACTCTCAAACCCTGGCGCTCTCCGTCCCCGACAGCGGCGGCGTTTACTTCGTGCCCGCCTTCACCGGCAGCGGCGCTCCGTACTGGGATCCCTACGCCCGGGGCACCATCGTCGGCCTGACCCGGGGAACGACCCGCGCCCAACTAGTCCGGGCCGCCCTGGAAGGAATCGCCTACCAAGTGCTGGAAGTGGTGGAATGCATGAGTCTTTCGGTCGGACGAAAGCCGGCCGAGTTGCGGGTGGACGGCGGTGCCGCGGCCAACGATTTTCTGCTGCAATTTCAGGCGGACATCTGCGATCTGGGGATTCGTCGCAACCGCTCGCTGGAGTTGACCGGGACCGGCGCCGCCTTCATCGCCGGCCTGGCCGTCGGTTTCTGGAACGATCCCGGAGAGCTGGCGGGACTGGTGACATTGGAACGCGATTTCCAGCCGGCCATGGCCGGAACGGAACGGGAGCGGCTGGTGGCGGGCTGGCGGCGCGCGGTGGAGCGTTCGGGAGGCTGGGCCGGGGCCTAA